In the genome of Tautonia marina, one region contains:
- a CDS encoding PP2C family protein-serine/threonine phosphatase, with amino-acid sequence MTTTGNVREHNEDNFFVPGRGSLSSWPEGLDSSVEVVLQPLSEGSHATDNGTTRSGARSDIGGPFIVADGMGGQLAGEQASRIAVELIPKELLARLDSQDDQEAIRQAIAVANREIIAQAHVVPECSNMGTTVVLAVFRPGRALIAGIGDSRAYRLRGKVLDRLTRDHDLASALISAGTIRPEEARNHQFRHVLYLYLGSPEARDGPEDVRLEDLLPGDRFLLASDGLTGVVTDDALTELLGRADDPHQIAQDLVRAALQNESRDNVTCMVITVEALNDESEKAPSVEPAG; translated from the coding sequence GTGACCACGACAGGGAACGTCCGCGAGCATAATGAAGACAACTTCTTCGTCCCTGGGCGCGGCTCCCTTTCCTCCTGGCCAGAGGGACTCGATTCCAGTGTCGAAGTCGTCTTGCAGCCGCTCTCGGAGGGTTCCCACGCCACCGACAATGGCACGACTCGCTCGGGGGCTCGCTCAGACATCGGCGGCCCATTCATTGTGGCCGACGGGATGGGAGGGCAACTGGCCGGCGAGCAGGCCAGCCGGATTGCCGTGGAGCTGATCCCCAAGGAATTGCTTGCGAGGCTCGACAGTCAGGACGATCAGGAGGCGATCCGCCAGGCGATCGCCGTGGCCAACCGAGAGATCATTGCCCAGGCTCATGTGGTTCCCGAATGCTCGAACATGGGAACCACAGTGGTGCTCGCCGTCTTTCGACCAGGACGAGCCCTGATTGCCGGGATTGGGGACTCGCGAGCCTATCGGCTTCGAGGAAAGGTGCTGGACCGGCTCACCCGAGATCACGACCTCGCCTCGGCCTTGATCTCGGCGGGGACCATCCGTCCCGAGGAGGCCAGGAACCACCAGTTCCGCCACGTCCTCTACCTCTATCTCGGGAGTCCCGAGGCCCGGGACGGCCCGGAGGATGTTCGTCTGGAAGACCTCCTTCCCGGTGATCGTTTTCTGCTGGCCTCGGATGGCTTGACTGGGGTCGTGACCGACGACGCGTTGACGGAACTGCTCGGCCGGGCGGACGACCCGCACCAAATCGCTCAGGATCTGGTCCGAGCGGCCTTGCAAAACGAGTCTCGCGATAACGTCACCTGCATGGTCATTACGGTCGAGGCGTTGAACGACGAGTCCGAGAAGGCACCATCCGTCGAGCCCGCCGGCTGA
- a CDS encoding serine/threonine protein kinase: protein MLRLDTFVQCLIKSRLLSSEEIDRLRTSLPPGTETDAVGFARMLVDRGLLTRYQANKLLNGRTWGFFLGDYRIMKRLGEGGMGKVYLARRERDHLRVAIKVLPPKKALEDEQALRRFYREMELSRRVHHPNLTRTLEVGSVGDAHYMVMEYVPGDSLYNLVKGIHGGSGPLRFDEAARYFVRVLSGLHAAHEAGLVHRDIKPSNLMVTPEGDAKILDLGLAKSMGEEGALTHPNAVVGTLDYASPEQLADASQADRRSDLYSTGCTIYFSLAGRPPFEGGDIVSKIFRHRMEDPDPLEKLCPDVPPAFAAVIAKAMAKQPEDRHQSALELQADLARWTDTRALRQATSGTKRTFRPPPPELDDDDFRLDGDPSQFSALGALRDLGEAEISAPLSKPPVVPRTAVILRDEDVTDDDPDESGSYPNIPAIPLPTRSDDDRVVRIAFTILAIVVVLILLAVMISNF, encoded by the coding sequence ATGCTCCGGCTCGACACCTTCGTCCAATGCCTGATCAAAAGTCGCTTACTCTCCTCGGAAGAGATCGACCGCCTGCGAACCTCGCTTCCTCCGGGAACCGAGACTGATGCCGTTGGCTTCGCCCGGATGCTCGTGGATCGCGGCCTTCTGACCCGATACCAGGCCAATAAACTGCTCAACGGGCGGACCTGGGGATTCTTCCTGGGCGATTACCGCATCATGAAGCGGCTCGGCGAAGGCGGGATGGGTAAGGTCTACCTCGCTCGTCGAGAACGCGACCATCTCCGCGTTGCCATCAAGGTTCTCCCTCCAAAGAAAGCCCTCGAAGATGAGCAGGCGCTTCGTCGGTTCTATCGAGAGATGGAGTTATCCCGGCGGGTCCACCACCCGAACCTGACCCGAACCCTCGAAGTCGGCTCGGTCGGTGATGCCCATTACATGGTGATGGAGTACGTGCCGGGGGACAGTCTCTATAACCTCGTCAAAGGCATTCACGGAGGTTCCGGTCCGCTCCGATTCGACGAGGCTGCGCGCTACTTCGTTCGGGTCCTTTCGGGATTGCACGCGGCCCACGAGGCAGGCCTCGTTCATCGCGACATCAAACCCTCGAACCTGATGGTCACTCCCGAGGGAGACGCCAAGATCCTTGACCTCGGGCTGGCCAAGTCGATGGGTGAAGAAGGGGCCTTGACCCACCCGAACGCAGTCGTCGGCACGCTCGACTATGCCAGCCCCGAGCAACTCGCCGACGCCTCGCAGGCCGATCGCCGCAGCGATCTGTACAGTACCGGCTGCACCATCTATTTCTCCCTCGCCGGTCGGCCGCCGTTTGAAGGGGGAGACATTGTGAGCAAGATTTTCCGCCACCGGATGGAGGATCCCGACCCTCTGGAAAAGCTCTGCCCCGATGTCCCCCCCGCGTTTGCCGCGGTGATCGCCAAGGCCATGGCCAAACAGCCCGAAGACCGCCACCAGTCGGCCCTCGAACTCCAGGCCGATCTGGCGCGTTGGACCGATACCCGAGCGCTTCGGCAAGCGACCTCAGGAACGAAACGGACCTTCCGCCCCCCTCCTCCCGAACTGGACGACGACGACTTCCGTCTCGACGGCGATCCCAGCCAGTTCTCCGCCCTCGGGGCGCTCCGCGATCTGGGCGAAGCGGAAATCTCGGCACCCTTGAGCAAACCTCCCGTGGTCCCCCGCACGGCGGTCATCCTCCGTGATGAGGACGTGACGGACGATGATCCTGATGAATCCGGCTCCTACCCGAACATCCCGGCCATTCCCCTTCCCACCCGATCCGACGATGATCGCGTGGTGCGGATCGCCTTCACCATTCTGGCAATCGTTGTGGTCCTGATTCTCCTCGCGGTCATGATCTCCAACTTCTGA
- a CDS encoding lactonase family protein, with product MVHRSALLLSLLAFSPCVIEANGQENDPVRIYVGTYTEGDDQGINLLEMDPESGRITLNGVVATTENPSFLAFHPSKPLLYAVNEVGQFEGESSGAVSAFRIDPESGTLTLINQQASKGGAPCHIIVDSSGKNVLIANYSGGNVAVLPINDDGSLGEANAVQHEGSGPNPRRQEGPHAHSINLDATENFAVAADLGIDKYLVYRFDPESHTLTPNDPPAASVQPGAGPRHFDFHPSNRLAFGINEIDSTVTAFLFDPDAGTLTETQTVSTLPPDTDVSNSTADIHVHPSGRFVYGSNRGHNSIAIFRIDEEAVTIAPIGHQSTGGSTPRNFAIDPTGRFLLAANQATGSIVVFRIDQESGTLTQTEFQVEVPSPVCLKFVPHGD from the coding sequence ATGGTTCACCGATCAGCGTTGCTTCTCAGTCTCCTGGCATTCAGTCCCTGCGTCATCGAAGCCAACGGGCAGGAGAATGATCCCGTGCGGATCTACGTGGGAACCTACACGGAGGGAGACGATCAAGGGATCAACCTCCTGGAAATGGACCCCGAATCCGGCCGAATCACCCTGAACGGGGTTGTTGCGACCACCGAGAACCCCTCCTTTTTGGCATTTCATCCGAGCAAACCCCTGCTCTACGCCGTCAACGAGGTCGGACAGTTTGAGGGGGAATCCAGCGGGGCCGTGAGCGCCTTCCGCATCGACCCGGAATCCGGCACGCTGACCCTGATCAATCAGCAAGCCTCGAAGGGTGGCGCTCCTTGCCACATCATTGTTGATTCCAGTGGCAAGAATGTTTTGATCGCCAACTATAGCGGTGGCAACGTCGCGGTCTTGCCGATCAACGACGACGGCTCGCTGGGCGAGGCCAATGCGGTTCAGCATGAGGGTTCCGGCCCGAATCCGAGGCGCCAGGAAGGGCCGCACGCCCACTCGATTAACCTCGACGCCACCGAGAACTTTGCCGTGGCCGCCGATCTGGGGATCGACAAATACCTGGTCTACCGCTTCGATCCCGAATCCCACACCCTGACCCCCAACGATCCCCCCGCCGCCTCGGTGCAGCCCGGCGCAGGGCCGAGGCATTTCGACTTTCATCCCAGCAATCGGCTCGCGTTTGGCATCAACGAAATCGACTCGACAGTCACCGCGTTCCTCTTCGATCCCGACGCCGGAACACTCACGGAAACCCAAACCGTCTCGACCCTTCCCCCCGATACCGACGTCTCGAATTCCACGGCCGACATTCACGTCCACCCTTCCGGTCGGTTCGTCTACGGATCGAACCGCGGTCACAACAGCATCGCCATCTTCCGGATCGACGAGGAGGCAGTCACCATCGCCCCGATCGGGCATCAATCGACCGGTGGTTCCACGCCGCGCAACTTCGCCATCGACCCGACGGGCCGGTTCCTGCTCGCCGCCAATCAGGCGACCGGCTCGATTGTCGTCTTCCGGATCGACCAGGAATCCGGAACCCTGACACAAACCGAATTCCAGGTTGAAGTCCCCTCTCCCGTCTGCCTCAAGTTCGTGCCCCACGGGGATTGA
- the bioA gene encoding adenosylmethionine--8-amino-7-oxononanoate transaminase: MPTSRPDSDTLRRWDIEHLWHPFTAQADWASGMPLIIERGEGVELIDSEGNRYLDGVSSLWCNVHGHRHPTIDAAIRDQLDAIAHSTLLGLTHPTAIELARHLVERAPEGLTRVFYSDNGATAVEVALKMAFQYWRQKTNPEPERSKFVALGGAYHGDTLGDVSLGGVDRFHTMFQPLLFPVLRAPIPFCYRCPLGLKRPECEIACLDEVDRLLGAHPGKVAAVVIEPIVQGAAGIVVHPEGYLRGLREITQRHGTFLIADEVAVGFGRTGTMFACEQEEVTPDFLCLAKGITGGYLPLAATLTTEEVFSAFDATAAEGKTFQHGHTYGGNPLGAAAALATLRVFDEERTLEQLGPKIEFLTERLQEFAALRHVGDIRQRGLMAGIELVLDQESKAEYPWHRQVGPRVCRRARELGLLIRPLGDVLVVMPPLSITTEQLNRMMDIMFRCVQAETEASDA, encoded by the coding sequence ATGCCGACCTCTCGCCCGGACTCCGACACCCTTCGCCGATGGGACATCGAGCATCTTTGGCACCCGTTCACCGCTCAGGCCGACTGGGCATCGGGAATGCCGCTGATCATTGAGCGCGGAGAGGGTGTCGAACTGATTGACTCGGAAGGCAATCGCTACCTCGACGGGGTCAGCTCCCTCTGGTGCAACGTCCACGGCCACCGGCATCCGACGATTGACGCCGCGATCCGAGACCAACTCGATGCGATCGCTCATTCAACGCTTCTCGGCCTGACGCATCCGACCGCCATCGAACTGGCCCGGCACCTTGTTGAGCGGGCTCCCGAAGGCTTGACCCGCGTCTTTTACTCTGACAACGGAGCGACCGCCGTTGAGGTCGCCCTGAAGATGGCCTTCCAGTACTGGAGGCAGAAGACCAATCCCGAGCCGGAGCGGTCCAAGTTCGTCGCCCTCGGGGGGGCCTATCACGGGGATACGCTCGGAGACGTGAGCCTCGGAGGCGTCGATCGCTTCCATACGATGTTTCAGCCCTTGCTCTTTCCCGTGCTGAGGGCTCCCATTCCGTTCTGCTACCGATGCCCACTGGGTCTGAAGCGCCCGGAGTGCGAGATTGCCTGCCTCGATGAGGTGGACCGGCTCCTCGGTGCGCATCCGGGAAAGGTCGCCGCGGTGGTCATTGAGCCGATTGTCCAGGGAGCGGCCGGAATCGTCGTCCATCCGGAGGGGTATCTTCGGGGACTGCGCGAGATTACCCAGCGGCACGGGACCTTCCTCATTGCCGACGAGGTCGCGGTGGGCTTTGGTCGCACCGGGACGATGTTTGCCTGCGAACAGGAGGAGGTGACGCCCGACTTCCTCTGTCTGGCCAAGGGGATCACCGGCGGCTACCTGCCTCTGGCCGCGACCTTAACGACCGAGGAGGTTTTCTCAGCCTTTGACGCGACGGCGGCCGAGGGGAAGACCTTTCAGCACGGGCATACCTACGGCGGCAATCCCCTCGGCGCGGCGGCGGCGTTGGCAACCCTCAGGGTGTTTGATGAGGAGCGGACGCTGGAACAACTCGGTCCGAAAATCGAATTCCTGACGGAGCGTTTGCAGGAGTTCGCCGCGCTCCGGCATGTCGGCGACATTCGCCAGCGGGGGCTGATGGCGGGCATTGAACTGGTGCTGGATCAAGAGTCGAAGGCCGAGTATCCGTGGCATCGCCAGGTCGGCCCGCGGGTCTGTCGCCGGGCCAGGGAGTTGGGACTCCTGATCCGCCCGCTCGGAGATGTTCTGGTCGTGATGCCGCCGTTGAGCATTACGACCGAGCAGCTCAACCGAATGATGGACATCATGTTCCGCTGTGTTCAAGCCGAGACGGAAGCCTCAGACGCTTGA
- a CDS encoding SAM hydrolase/SAM-dependent halogenase family protein yields the protein MRPPILTLTTDFGGDGPYVAAMKGVVLARVPHVQLVDVSHRIGPQNVLEAAFVIACVVDTFPPGTVHLGVVDPGVGTQRRLIAARLAEQWFVVPDNGFLTYVARNFSVQEVFELENRAIAREPISNTFHGRDLLAPAAAHLLLGRPPQELGPPRHGITRLPAVEPRRDGSEVVGEVIFGDSFGNLITNVPVEMLGETSPEDWDIEIAGHRIHGLTRTYGLQPPGTLVSLVGSSGWLEVSLVNGDAGRFLDCGAGATVWFRKKG from the coding sequence ATGAGACCGCCCATCCTCACGCTCACCACCGACTTCGGCGGCGACGGTCCCTACGTGGCTGCGATGAAGGGAGTCGTCCTGGCCCGCGTCCCTCACGTGCAACTCGTGGACGTCAGCCATCGGATTGGCCCTCAAAATGTCCTCGAAGCCGCCTTTGTGATTGCCTGCGTGGTCGATACGTTTCCACCGGGCACCGTGCATCTGGGCGTGGTCGATCCGGGAGTCGGAACCCAGCGTCGGCTGATCGCCGCCCGGCTGGCCGAACAGTGGTTTGTGGTTCCCGACAATGGATTCTTGACCTACGTGGCCCGCAACTTCTCGGTGCAAGAGGTCTTTGAACTGGAGAACCGGGCGATTGCCCGAGAGCCGATCTCGAACACGTTTCACGGACGAGATCTGCTTGCTCCCGCGGCGGCCCATCTGTTGCTCGGTCGGCCGCCGCAGGAACTCGGTCCTCCGAGGCACGGAATCACGCGACTCCCGGCCGTCGAGCCTCGTCGCGATGGTTCCGAGGTGGTTGGAGAGGTGATCTTCGGCGACTCGTTCGGCAACCTGATTACCAACGTTCCAGTCGAAATGCTCGGTGAGACGTCTCCGGAAGACTGGGATATTGAGATCGCCGGGCATCGCATCCACGGGCTGACCCGGACCTACGGCCTGCAACCCCCCGGAACCCTGGTCAGCCTGGTGGGCAGTTCGGGCTGGCTCGAAGTTTCCCTCGTCAACGGTGATGCCGGTCGGTTTCTCGACTGTGGCGCAGGAGCCACGGTCTGGTTCCGAAAGAAAGGATGA
- the queF gene encoding preQ(1) synthase: MSLETFENQFPGRDYEIEIVCPEFTAVCPKTGQPDFGTITIRYVPDTRCIELKSLKMYLQAYRDRGIFYENSINVILDDLVAACEPRRMTVIGQFTPRGGISSQITVYHEAASSSSPG; this comes from the coding sequence ATGTCGCTGGAGACGTTCGAGAACCAATTTCCTGGACGGGACTACGAGATCGAAATCGTTTGCCCGGAGTTTACCGCCGTTTGTCCCAAGACCGGTCAGCCGGATTTTGGGACGATCACGATTCGCTACGTCCCTGACACACGCTGTATCGAGCTGAAATCGTTGAAGATGTACCTTCAAGCGTATCGGGATCGTGGCATCTTCTACGAAAACTCGATCAACGTGATTCTCGATGATCTGGTGGCGGCCTGTGAGCCCCGACGCATGACCGTGATCGGGCAGTTCACCCCTCGGGGGGGGATTTCGTCTCAAATCACCGTGTACCATGAGGCGGCTTCGTCCTCCTCGCCCGGCTGA
- a CDS encoding amidohydrolase family protein — protein MTAATLIVMLVAPAISRAQGLERRPDYRPAAFAITGATIVASPDLTIENGTVILRNGLIEAVGPTTDIEVPYDAETIDGEGLFLYPGFIDLYTTIGQDENVPRSETGLSRPIPLREFAQASTPPDNRNGLTPEFRVASALKLDESTVSARRNLGFTTLISAPSGSIATGQSALVSLGGLGRRESIISESVALHLNLANPRGREYGLFDAFGIRHDEHCAGHTHSPQDEVLIHLIEEAMAAAGPPDSGGYPGALMGVVAHLRQAMLDAEYHHKLLEFARDKGGPLPPFDPSLEALYAARTRALPAWWQADSRDAIHRVLDLADEFGTSAVLVGAQEASKVLDRLEATKTPVVLRVDFSKEPEVPSEAEYREKPLAERDPPLRELQQSKARWNDRVGLAATLAEAGIPFAFSSDGLNRVGDFHAKVREAISAGLDEADAIKALTLDAAQIAGVADRLGTIEPGKLGHLVAWDGSYASKDAKLRYLFVDGAKFEMNAGERSSNSNRTAEEPSDSSDDDESEDDAETKPEDDAQEEQEAEDEPAFVDVATEFDEDRVPSLTTGGNVLIKDATILTVSNGTIPKGSILIKDGKIAEIGASVEAPEDVTVLDAKGMVALPGIIDTHSHMAIEGGVNEGSLSINPEVRVKDVVTGDDVTIFQAAAGGVTAARLLHGSANTIGGQDAVIKLVYGKAARDLIIQDGPQGVKFALGENVTRKRDSRPDRFPFTRPGVEAVLIRAFEEAKDYQARRRAFADAVAAGKDVSPFRRDLRLEALADMLDGTIKIHSHCYRADEILMLLRTAERYGMKVQSLQHVLEGYKVAAEIAAHGASNSTFSDWYAYKVEAYDAIPHNAALLTEAGAAVCIKSDSGEEVRHLYVEAAKMVRYGGVSEDQALAMITLNPARELGLDHRLGSIEVGKDADIALFNAHPLDGFAQCQLTLIDGEVAFQRYHGEDKPILRPRPGSHEQMPQAPEAIRAQQVEIATNADGLYALINATIHPVTGPTIEGGTIVIKGETIAEVGGAETAVPENATTIDLGGLDVWPGMIDSGSDLGLNEIGSISATQDAQELAPYQPELRASVAINADSALIAANRIAGVLSGFVRPTGGTISGQGALIDLNGWIWSEMVQGDELALYVNVPPAPPANLDDVLSRVSAQFAERYRERFRDREKRLDEFKQLFRSATRFDEIRQAALDRGESPPVDPRLEALAPFARGEKPVVFAANGRGEILSALDLADELGLKAILSGGADAWKVADRIKEAGVPVLIAGTHRNPGRNDPYDAAYANPAWLVEAGVTVAISSTGDASEVRNLPMEAAMAVAYGLSEEDAIKAVTLVPAEIFGVADQLGSIEPGKRANLVIAAGHLLQPTTEVKHLIIGGRPVAPESRQTELYERYRRRLSEIRDGISPIGLVRDAAAPPSTVGETDPSRDEPAKIESR, from the coding sequence ATGACTGCCGCGACGTTGATCGTCATGCTCGTCGCTCCGGCAATCTCTCGGGCGCAAGGCCTCGAACGCCGCCCCGACTATCGCCCCGCCGCCTTTGCCATCACCGGAGCCACCATCGTCGCCAGCCCCGACCTCACCATCGAGAACGGGACGGTGATCCTTCGGAACGGTCTGATCGAGGCCGTGGGCCCCACCACGGACATCGAAGTCCCCTACGATGCGGAGACAATCGACGGAGAGGGACTGTTTCTTTACCCCGGATTCATTGATCTCTACACCACGATCGGCCAGGACGAGAATGTTCCCCGTTCCGAGACCGGACTGAGTCGGCCGATCCCGCTCCGTGAATTTGCTCAGGCGAGCACTCCTCCCGACAACCGGAACGGCCTGACTCCGGAATTTCGGGTCGCTTCGGCGCTCAAACTCGACGAAAGCACGGTCAGCGCTCGCCGGAACCTCGGCTTCACCACCCTGATCTCCGCCCCTTCCGGCTCGATTGCCACCGGCCAGAGCGCCCTGGTTTCCCTCGGTGGCCTCGGCCGACGGGAGTCGATTATCAGTGAGTCGGTGGCGCTTCATCTGAATCTCGCCAACCCTCGCGGACGAGAATACGGCCTCTTTGACGCCTTCGGGATTCGTCACGACGAACACTGCGCAGGCCATACCCACAGCCCCCAGGACGAGGTCTTGATCCATCTGATCGAGGAGGCGATGGCCGCCGCCGGCCCTCCCGATTCCGGTGGATATCCGGGTGCCTTGATGGGTGTGGTTGCTCACTTGCGCCAGGCAATGCTCGACGCCGAGTATCATCACAAGCTCCTGGAATTCGCCCGTGACAAGGGTGGGCCTCTTCCTCCCTTCGACCCGAGCCTGGAAGCCCTGTACGCCGCCCGCACCAGAGCCTTGCCCGCCTGGTGGCAAGCCGACAGCCGAGACGCCATCCACCGCGTCCTCGACCTCGCGGACGAGTTCGGCACCAGCGCGGTCCTCGTCGGTGCTCAAGAGGCATCCAAGGTTCTCGATCGCCTTGAAGCCACCAAGACCCCGGTGGTGCTTCGAGTCGACTTCTCGAAAGAGCCCGAGGTTCCCTCCGAGGCCGAGTACCGCGAGAAGCCCCTCGCCGAGCGCGATCCACCACTCCGCGAGCTTCAGCAGAGCAAGGCCCGATGGAACGATCGGGTGGGACTTGCCGCCACCCTGGCCGAGGCCGGGATCCCTTTTGCCTTCTCCAGCGATGGCCTGAATCGCGTCGGCGACTTCCACGCCAAGGTCCGCGAGGCGATCTCCGCCGGCCTCGATGAAGCCGATGCCATCAAGGCCCTGACTCTCGACGCGGCCCAGATCGCCGGGGTGGCCGATCGACTCGGCACCATCGAGCCCGGCAAGCTGGGCCATCTGGTCGCGTGGGACGGATCGTACGCCTCGAAGGATGCCAAGCTTCGTTACCTGTTCGTCGATGGTGCGAAGTTCGAAATGAACGCAGGAGAGCGTTCGAGCAACTCCAATCGAACCGCGGAAGAACCCTCCGATTCGTCTGACGACGATGAGTCTGAAGACGACGCAGAGACAAAGCCCGAAGACGATGCCCAGGAGGAGCAGGAAGCCGAGGATGAGCCCGCGTTCGTCGATGTTGCAACCGAGTTCGATGAGGACCGCGTGCCCTCGCTGACCACGGGTGGGAACGTCCTGATCAAGGACGCAACCATTCTCACGGTGAGCAACGGCACGATCCCCAAAGGCTCGATCCTGATCAAGGACGGCAAGATCGCGGAGATTGGCGCATCGGTCGAAGCTCCCGAAGACGTGACCGTCCTCGACGCAAAGGGCATGGTCGCCCTTCCCGGCATCATCGACACCCATTCGCACATGGCGATCGAAGGAGGCGTCAATGAAGGGTCGCTCTCAATCAACCCCGAGGTGCGCGTCAAGGATGTCGTCACCGGCGACGACGTGACCATCTTCCAGGCCGCGGCCGGAGGCGTCACCGCGGCCCGATTGCTTCACGGTTCGGCCAACACGATCGGTGGCCAGGACGCCGTGATCAAGCTCGTCTACGGCAAGGCTGCCCGTGACCTGATCATTCAGGACGGTCCCCAGGGGGTCAAGTTCGCCCTTGGCGAGAACGTGACCCGCAAACGGGACTCTCGCCCCGATCGGTTCCCCTTCACTCGCCCCGGTGTCGAAGCGGTCCTGATCCGAGCCTTTGAGGAAGCCAAGGATTACCAGGCACGCCGCAGAGCGTTTGCCGATGCCGTTGCGGCTGGCAAAGACGTTTCTCCTTTCCGCCGCGATCTGCGGCTTGAAGCCCTCGCCGACATGCTCGACGGCACGATCAAGATTCACAGCCATTGCTACCGGGCCGATGAAATCTTGATGCTCCTTCGCACGGCCGAGCGCTACGGCATGAAGGTCCAGTCACTCCAGCACGTGCTCGAAGGCTACAAGGTCGCGGCCGAGATCGCAGCCCACGGCGCGAGCAATTCGACCTTCTCCGACTGGTACGCCTACAAGGTCGAAGCCTACGACGCCATTCCGCACAACGCGGCCTTGCTCACCGAGGCCGGCGCGGCCGTCTGCATCAAGAGCGACAGTGGCGAGGAGGTTCGCCACCTCTACGTCGAAGCCGCCAAGATGGTCCGCTATGGGGGAGTCTCCGAGGACCAGGCCCTTGCCATGATCACCCTGAACCCCGCCCGAGAACTGGGGCTCGATCACCGTCTCGGCTCGATCGAGGTCGGGAAGGATGCCGACATCGCCCTGTTCAACGCGCACCCGCTCGACGGCTTCGCCCAGTGCCAGCTCACCCTGATCGACGGCGAAGTCGCCTTCCAGCGTTACCACGGTGAGGACAAGCCGATCCTTCGCCCTCGACCGGGGAGCCACGAGCAGATGCCGCAAGCGCCCGAGGCCATTCGCGCCCAACAGGTCGAGATCGCCACAAACGCGGATGGGCTTTATGCGTTGATCAACGCGACGATTCACCCCGTGACCGGCCCAACGATCGAGGGCGGAACGATCGTCATCAAGGGCGAGACCATCGCCGAGGTTGGGGGTGCGGAGACAGCCGTTCCTGAGAATGCCACTACCATTGACCTCGGTGGTCTCGACGTCTGGCCGGGAATGATCGACTCGGGCAGTGATCTCGGCCTGAACGAGATCGGCAGCATTTCCGCCACCCAGGACGCCCAAGAGCTTGCTCCTTACCAGCCCGAGCTACGCGCCAGCGTGGCGATCAACGCGGATTCGGCCCTGATCGCAGCGAACCGGATCGCCGGCGTCCTCTCCGGCTTCGTCCGACCGACCGGCGGCACGATTTCCGGACAGGGAGCCTTGATCGATCTGAACGGCTGGATCTGGTCTGAGATGGTCCAGGGTGACGAACTGGCCCTTTATGTCAACGTCCCCCCTGCCCCTCCGGCGAACCTCGATGACGTGCTCAGCCGTGTGTCGGCTCAGTTTGCCGAACGATATCGGGAACGGTTCCGGGATCGAGAAAAGCGTCTCGATGAGTTCAAGCAACTGTTTCGGTCGGCGACGCGGTTCGATGAAATCCGACAGGCCGCACTCGATCGCGGCGAATCCCCTCCGGTCGATCCTCGTCTGGAGGCCCTCGCACCCTTCGCCAGAGGGGAGAAGCCGGTCGTCTTCGCGGCCAACGGCCGGGGAGAAATCCTCTCTGCCCTCGATCTCGCCGATGAACTCGGCCTGAAGGCGATTCTTAGCGGCGGTGCGGACGCCTGGAAAGTCGCCGATCGGATCAAGGAAGCAGGTGTCCCCGTTCTGATCGCCGGAACCCACCGGAATCCTGGTCGTAACGACCCCTACGACGCGGCGTATGCGAATCCGGCCTGGCTCGTCGAGGCCGGTGTCACCGTCGCGATCAGCTCGACCGGCGATGCCTCGGAGGTGCGCAACCTGCCGATGGAAGCCGCGATGGCCGTGGCATATGGCTTGTCCGAGGAAGACGCCATCAAGGCAGTCACCCTCGTTCCCGCCGAGATTTTCGGGGTCGCCGATCAGCTCGGCTCAATCGAACCCGGCAAGCGAGCGAATCTCGTCATTGCCGCCGGTCACTTGCTCCAACCAACCACCGAGGTCAAGCACCTGATCATCGGCGGTCGGCCTGTTGCTCCCGAAAGTCGCCAGACGGAACTCTATGAGCGTTATCGTCGCCGCCTTTCTGAGATCCGAGACGGCATCAGCCCCATCGGTCTCGTCCGTGATGCAGCCGCCCCACCCAGCACGGTCGGAGAGACCGATCCGTCACGGGATGAGCCGGCAAAGATCGAGTCACGCTGA